The Corylus avellana chromosome ca11, CavTom2PMs-1.0 genome contains the following window.
AGAGCCCCGAAGATAAAGTCTTCGATTTTAGTGTTGAGCTAATTAactatgttgatttcattgaaatagatgttattttatcaaattattctaaCCAAAATTGTGATAAGATCTATATGGTGGAGAAAACTTTTCTGTCACAGATTGAAAAGGTCTTTATGAGTTCTTTGGGGATTCTCATGGCCTGTGGGAAGAGCAAAGCATGAGAGAAGTATCACAAGTTTACACAACAAAGGGGTGTGTGGGGATTTCATGACATACATCGACGTGTGCCGATGATGAAGAGCATCACATTTATTGTGGAGTGTTACTTTGTCTTGATCCTGAGGAACGGCGAGTGGGATGAGTTGACTGGGTATCCAAAGGACTGTGGAAAGAATTAGtcgaattcgaggacgaattctctccaaccatGTGAGAATGATGTAGCTCGGATAATGGTTTCTggtagtgcgctcaagcgcactaaagcgcgatcgagcgcaccagcgcTCGTTACGCCCtatgactgcgatcgatcacaaaaTCGAGCGCACCTGCTCTCTGGAACTACGATTGAGCGCCCGCGTgatgcgatcgagtgcacgcGAGACCATTATATTATTTTCCGCATTTTCATTAGGTTAAACCGactttatattgttattttattagggttagagttttgagtgtctttatttcgttattttattaaatttagggttttgagagtaTTTATGTTATggtttattaggtttaggagtcttgaaactataaatatatgcatatagCTTCTAGTTTATCAGTTTATattgtttattgaattttgttgaataagaattatTCATAGGtcagttttcttcatatttttccttgaaatcatagatagactctatatttggagaagaattctcagatcattgacagactcaagatctagaactatttatccgctgcttattgatgttcttcgctgccGCCCACTAAGTCACACTGCATCATAGGTGCATTACGTAAACTTCTAGCACCCGTTgcgaagagggagaggggaggagggaggtaGGCAACGACCTTCCCTCCTCCCCAAGCCTAGAGATACCTTACATGTGCGGCTGCGGTGCTCAGAGAGAAAGGAGCTAGGGTTTGGAATGCACAAGATTGTGTTAAAGCattcggtctatgacctacattCACATATAAAGCCCAAATTGCTACATTATACtcttattatttgattaatattaaatattcataagactatatagattaATACTAACTTAACTTATttaattgaaggaaaaattacagtttaccccccaaacttgacagtgtttttcaattcgaacatcaaagtttcaatttttgaaatccacccccacaaagttccaatttttttcaattcgaccaatatcatcccaaaattcccatattgcccctaattttttattttttatgaaaacgaaaacaaatttggaggtgcaaaaatgaccagatgaccagccatcccaaattttttttaaaatttttttataaaaaataaaaaaataaaaattaggggtaatatgggaagttttggataaaattcgtcaaattgtaaaaattgaaactttagtattcgaattgaaaaacactgtcaactttgagggggtaaaatgtaatttttccttaattaaatgagtcaaatcttttaatttcaacttactaattttgtattgggttcatATCAATTTGCGAATTGTATCAAAAATTAACCGTCTTAAAATCGAGAAATCATTTATTTCAATGAGGCTTCTCAACCCATTTGAAATGGGTATACTCGATCCTCACTTTTGATTGAAGTAAAAGTGAGGATCAATCAGCAATTGCGTCACCTAGATTAAagtaaaatgttaaagaaataaaagtgaGTTGTTGGTCTTCAAATGGGTATACTCGATCCTCACTTTTGATTGAAGTAAAAGTGAGGATCAATCAGCAATTGCGTCACCTAAATTAAAgcaaaatgttaaagaaataaATGTGAGTTGTTGGTCTATTGGATAATTCTGTAGATGCATACTGGAATGCCAGTGTGGCTACCCATtgacctttttttaaaataaaacgcATGTAGATTGACTGTATTAGGCACTAATGAAACTCTTGGAGTAGTATATACCAAACTTGATAAACATCAATTAAGTTACTCCAAGAATTAATTCCATCATATATGCCTGAGAATCGTGAATATTAAGCCGATCCATATAAACCCAGTGCATGTATGAAAGCTAATGTGAACACCTTGCCACGAAAACAATTAATTgaaggaaaaggagaaaaagataatagagattgagagagagaatccCCTCGATCAAGgaataaaaagctaaaaaagtATCAAGGAAAAGAGGCCACCAAAGACCAGTGTGCTGTTGAAATCCATCTCCAGGTCTccaatacaaaaacaaaaatatgcacCATCTTCTACTACCCCAAGCGTACGTTGATCTCCACTAACAAAAAGGtttaaagaaagcccaaaattCTACGAAAAGTAGCTTTACaccacccatatatatatagatctaaTAAGATGAGTGCTACAAAGTTGGTAGTGAGGAGAAAGAAATTCTGAACTGGGATTagcataattaattttgttaatgGTGCAAATGGAAGCCATGTGGTTTTCTTTCCTTGTGATTTTAGTGGTGATTTCACCTGTTGAAAGCCAGCTGAAAACTGGGTTTTATTCTTCTTCCTGCCCAAGAGCCGAGGCCATAGTGAGATCCACCGTTGAAACACACTTCAACAGAGACCCCACGATTGCTGCTGGCTTGCTCAGGCTTCACTTCCATGATTGCTTTGTTCAGGTCCATCGTCTTCCTAATCCCCTTCTCCTCATGCATGAATATTTTCTGAAATCGACATTAattgatgcatatatataaattgcaCAGGGGTGTGATGGTTCGGTGTTGATCACGGGGTCTTCTGCTGAGAGGAATGCACAGCCAAACCTTGGGTTAAGAGGGTTTGAAGCAATCGATGATGCAAAATCACAGCTAGAGGCCTTGTGCCCTGGCGTGGTTTCATGCGCCGACATACTTGCACTTGCTGCTCGTGATTCTGTGGACTTGGTATATATACAAATCTCTCTTTATTTGAGTTGGTTTTTAAATAACGGGTCAAATAATGAATTATGTTCAATTCAACTCAACACTATCTATTTATCAAACGGGTCATACCCGCTTATTTAAATGAGTTGTGTCGagattgaagaatcaaacatgTTTAACTAAACAGATGCTGTTAGAATCAACCTTTAATGAGTTTGTGAGTCAAACGGGTTGACACGCCAATCCTGCATGACGTGTTTCAAACTTCGGGATCTAACCATATATGTATATCCCCAAATCTCAGAGTGATGGTCCAAGTTGGCAAGTGCCCACCGGAAGGAGAGATGGCAGGGTATCTTTGTCTTCCCAAGCCTCAAATTTACCTTCTCCTCTTGATCCTGTCTCTATCCAGAGGCAAAAATTCACTGCTAAAGGCCTTGACGATCATGATCTTGTCACATTAGttggtactctctctctctctctcttagttaTTTACATGGAGATGGTGTGTAATTAACAACAGGGGTGGAACTAGAATTTAGAATTTGGggagcaaaattaaaaaatataggaGTAAATAGATAAGAgtgaaaaggcggttagcagttattggctaaaatcgctAATCGTAAACTCCTAGGCGGTTAACTGACAATTAGcggttagtaactctaataaccgctaaccgcttcttaaaagaaaaaattttaattttttttaaaaaaagaaaaatcaaaacgatgtcatttctATGGTAAGACAATAATATCGTACTACATATGACATCATTtcaagatttatatatatatatatatataaaaaaaaaaaattttaaacacaaaaatgacattgtttcatgtatttttatatataaaatataatatgtatataGGCACGGTTTTGCTAACCGCCTACAAAAGCggtaagcggttagcggttagtgcaGTTAGCAGGTAGTTATTAACCGtttgccttttcacccctataaAAAGAGTTTGAgagggcaaaattaaaaaatttaggggtaaaatttaaatttgtaaaaaatttgaaggacttttttcaaaaaacaaaaggtaatGTAGTTAGTTCTGCCCCTGAttaacatactttttttttttatgggggATTTGCATGTGGATGTGGATGTGCAGGTGCGCACACCATAGGACAAACGGACTGTTCATTCTTCCGGTACCGTTTATACAACTTCACGGCCACCGGCAACTCCGACCCGACCATAAACCAAGCATTTCTGGCCCAGCTTAAAGCCCTCTGCCCCAAAGATGGCGATGGCTCAAAACGCGTCGCGTTAGACAAAGACAGCCAGGTGAAGTTCGACGTGAGTTTCTTCAAGAACGTGCGTGACGGCAACGCAGTTCTGGAGTCGGACCAGAGGCTCTGGGGAGACGAAGCAACGCGTAGCGTGGTGCAGAATTATGCGGGGAGCATCAGGGGATTGCTGGGGATAAcatttgataatgattttccAAAGGCTATGATTAAGATGAGTAGCATTGAGGTGAAGACGACAGATGCACAGGGGGAGATTAGGAAACTCTGTTCCAAGTTTAATTGATCATCAAGAAATTAATCAACCCCAAGAAGATGCATGTGTGGGCTGACTATATTTATgaagaagaaatatatatgccttactgtattgactcaggctctatactcgactagtcaggctaagcaaatactcatatgcaaactaacttcttaagccgtttaagaatacttgaagttaaaaaaaaaattttaaacaaaaacattaaatataagagccagctcgcgagctggctcggctcgacttattattagctcgagctcgatttttttggctcgcccttgagctcgactcgagctcgagtaaaatttaaacgagccaagcttgaacaagggaagctcgctcaagctcagCTCATTTACACCCCTAGGCGTactgagacaaaaaaaaattgttttttttttattaaaatattaaaaatatatattttttgtctgGCGTCCTTAGCACGCCGGCGTTCTGTTTTACTTCACCCTTAAGGAATATTCTAGGACAAgtacttctccttctccttctccttctccttcttttctttttggtcaatTACTTCTTCTCAAATACAATGGTAAATTCCACCACCAATCTTATTTGTGACACTTATTATTACGCGAGAGGATCCATTATTACCAAAATACTCATCGATTACCAATATTTGATTTAACAAGTATAAGAGCTATGGTcaattattgataatttttgatacTATCTATAAATCTGATACAAAGTTAATGTTGAAGagtttaacttatttaattaaatggatcaagttaaaaataatatatacaattttatattcatatttcgACACAATTCGAACCTGACTAACAAcataataatagaaaatttttgacataattcaTAAACTCGACATgaacccaatataaaattagagagTTATAATTGACAAGTTtatcctatttaattaaattggttgaattatatataatcttatatacaTATGTCTAGACACGGAGCTGGTACAATTGCCACCCTTATTATTGCTTATTGTATAGTTCACATTTGctcgaattaaaaaaagaaagaaaaaagaaagagaagaatagTGTAGTCAACAGTTGAAGCCGCGGCAACGTACTACTATAGGAAAAAACGCGGTTGGACATCGGACTCCATTGCACTTTACAGCATGCATGTTGAGTCGTTGACCCATGTCAACGCGCTTGAACAGGGCCTTAGATTCTGTTGCAGTACTTGAACATACTATTAAATATAAGATtgcataaaattataaatttgattaatttaattaaatgggtcaaaatTATAAATCTTAATgactaatttcgtgttgagttcacGTTGGGCTTGCAAGTTGTGTTAAAAACTTGTCATCCCTTATATCATGTTGAGACATATGTATAAGACAATATAAATTAATACTaacttaatttatttaattaaatgagtcagatcttttaatttcaacttattaattttgtattaggtttATGTCAGTTTACGGAATGTATCAAAAATTAACCGTCTTGAAATAGAGAAATGGTTTATTTCAACGAGGCTTCTCGATCAACCCATTTGAAATGGGTACACTCGATCCTCACTTTTGATTGAAGTAAAGTGAGGATCCATCAGCAATTGCGTCACCTAAATTAAagtaaaatgttaaagaaataaATGTGAGTTGTTGGTCTATTGGATAATTCTGTAGATGCATATTGGAATGCCAGTGTGGCAACCAattgaccttttttttaaataaaacgcATGTAGATCGACTGTATTGGGCACTAATCATACTCTTGGAGTAGTATATACCAAACTTGGtgaacattaattaattaagttactCCAAGAATTAATTCCATTATATATGCCTGAGAATGATGAATGAATTTGCATATATGCAAAGTGATTATGCTGATCCATATAAACCCAGTGCATGTTGAAAGCTAATGTGAACATGACCTTGCCACGAAAACAATTAATTGcaggaaaaggagaaaaagataatagagattgagagagagaatccCCTCGATCAAGgaataaaaagctaaaaaagtATCAAGGAAAAGAGGCCACCAAATACCAATATGCTGTTGAAATCCATCTCCAGGtctccaataaaaaaaacaaaaatatgcacCATCTTCCACTACCCCACGCGTTGATCTCCACTAACAAAAAGgttaaagaaagcccaaaattCTATGAAAAGTAGCTTTAcaacacccatatatatatagatctaaTAAGATCAGTGCTACAAAGTTGGTAGCGAGGAGAAGAAAGCACCAGAAATTCTGAATTGGGATTAGCATAAATTTGTTAATGGTGCAAATGGAAGCCATGTGGTTTGCTTTCCTTGTGATTTTAGTGGTGATTTCACCTGTTGAAAGCCAGCTGAAAACTGGGTTCTATTCTTCTTCCTGCCCAAGAGCCGAGGCCATAGTGAGATCCACCGTTGAAACACACTTCAACAGAGACCCCACGATTGCTGCTGGCTTGCTAAGGCTTCACTTCCATGATTGCTTTGTTCAGGTCCATCGTCTTCCTAAATCCCCTTCTCCTCATGCATGAAAATTTTCTGAAACTGacattaattgaaattaattgcACAGGGGTGTGATGGTTCGGTGTTGATCACGGGGTCTTCTGCTGAGAGGAATGCACTGCCAAACCTTGGGTTAAGAGGGTTTGAAGCAATCGATGATGCAAAATCACAGCTGGAGGCCTTGTGCCCTGGCGTGGTTTCATGCGCCGACATACTTGCACTTGCTGCTCGCGATTCTGTGGACTTGGTATACAAATCTCTCTTTATTTGAGTTGGTTTTTAAATGGAGTCAAATATTGAATTAGCCAATTAGGTTGGAGTCAACTCAACACAATCTATTTATCAAACGGGTCATACCCGCTTATTTAAATGAATTGTGTTAAGATTGAAGAATTTGACACGTTTAACTAAAGAGATCGTGTCAAAAGTTTGTCGGTTAAACGCATTGACACGAACCTGACACGGGTGTCACGACCTGTGTCAAAGTTGGGGACttaactatatatttatatctccAAATCTCAGACCAATGGTCCAAGTTGGCAAGTGCCCACCGGAAGAAGAGATGGCAAGGTATCTTTGTCTTCCCAAGCCTCAAATTTACCTTCTCCTCTTGATCCTGTCTCTGTCCAGAGGCAAAAATTCGCTGCTAAAGGCCTTGACGATCATGATCTTGTCACATTAGttggtactctctctctctctctctctctctcttagttaTTTACATGGAGATGGTGTGTAATTAACATCAGGGGTGGAATTGGAATTTGGAGTTTgaggggcaaaattaaaaaatttaggagtAAATAGATAGGAGTGAAAAGACGGTTACGATTAGcaattattggctaaaatcaTTAATCGTAACGGCCTAGGCGATTAGTAAAATCCactaagcggttagcggttagtaactctaataaccaTTAACtgattcttaaaataaaaaattttaatttttttttttaaaaaaagaaaaatcaaaacgaTGTTGTTTCTATGGTAACACtttaatatcatactacatataacatcgtttctagatttttatacatatttaaaattttaaacacaaaaatgacattataGGCGTGGTTTTTGttaaccgccttcaaaagcggttagtgcGGTTAACGGGCGGTTATTAACTgtccgccttttcacccctataaataaagtttaaggaggtaaagttaaaaaatttaagggtaaaatttaaatttgtaaaaaatttgaacgactttttttttttttaaaaaaagggtaatgTACTTCGGTCCATTAAAATACGTTTTTTTTATGGGGGATTTGCATGTGGATGTGGATGTGCAGGTGCGCACACCATAGGACAAACAGACTGTTTATTCTTTCGGTACCGTTTATACAACTTCACGGCCACCGGCAACTCCGACCCCACCATAAACCAAGCATTTCTGGCGCAGCTTAAAGCCCTCTGCCCCAAAGATGGCGATGGCTCAAAACGCGTCGCGTTAGACAAAGACAGCCAGGCGAAGTTCGACGTGAGTTTCTTCAAGAACGTGCGTGACGGCAACGCAGTTCTGGAGTCGGACCAGAGGCTCTGGGGAGACGATGCAACGCGTAGCGTGGTGCAGAATTATGCGGGGAGCATCAGGGGATTGCTGGGGATACGATTCGATAATGATTTTCCAAAGGCTATGATTAAGATGAGTAGCATTGAGGTGAAGACGACAGATGCACAGGGGGAGATTAGGCAATTGTGTTCCAAGTTTAATTGATCATCAAGAAATTAATCAACCCCAAGAAGATGCATGTGTGGGCTGACTATATTTATgaagaagaaatatatatgtacttctatgtgaaaggaaaatgaaaaaaaaaaaatatatatatatatatatatttttttttttttttaattttttttttcaaagatttaagAGCAGGCatttttgcaaattctgttaaatcCAGACCAACGTCTAAAtcgtttcaatttttctttttcttttttttttttccctaaaagaagtaagcattttgagaattttgacaccCCTCTTGAGGGATAGAGgggtgaatttgaaaaaaatttgaaagatggatatactaaattgaattttttaaaagtttaggaAGGTAATTGCAAATTTAATAAAAGTTAGGAGAGTTAAGTAAAATTTTCCTTATAATTTATAGGCTCTAATTGCaaatttatgattattattaaaaagattCTCTACATGCTTAtgcatattatttatttatatattcatctATTAGAACACTCACAATGAAGGAGCCAAATGTAGGAGGGGAATGCAGAGTCCATACATTTAGTATGAGGATGGAGAGGCATAGGGATAATGGGGAAATAAGAtcgttttcattttaaattaaatttatagtatttattttatagttataatttaaaatttgttaatttaaCGATGCATATGAAATCAATATTGacacatcttttaaaaaatttaaataatataaaattatatatacagtTAGATGTACTAACTTTAAATCTTAACCATAAAATGAAGAGTGCATACTATGCCGACCACGTCGCTCTCCAATTTCAATTTGTGTTTAATTTTCTGATTAAAGACATGTTTTGAGATGAGAtgacaaatctaatggttgtcGTTGTTTCTTAATGAATCTTAGTCCTtggggtttatttattttattgaaaaaagggAAGATGattaaaattgatttgaaagaaaaagaataaataatgaCAAGACCGGTCATTCAACCTTAAAATGAGGATTGATTTCGCTATCAATGTCTCCCATGCTTGATTTTGAATTAATGCTCGCTAATCAATTCTCTAATTATCCACATTTTGGATTTTAGTGTCTAATGGATTTTTcctattataaaattaatcttCTCCCAACAAAAACCAATCTGTACAAGAGAAAGGTGACTACTTCACCAAAGTGCCCAATCTGTAATTTAGTAGAAGAAAGTGTTGAGCATATTGTTTGGTCTTGTTCACCAGCGTCTGATGTATGGAGCTGCAGTCCTATTAAATTTCAGAAGAGCACACGTGAAAATAGGAACTTTGCAAAGCTGTTTGTGTAAGATTCTTAATTATGGAATCTTTGTAAATTCTTCAGAAAGGATTTCTCCCGTTAGGATGGAAATCTGGTAGAGAATAAGAGTGTTTAGAATGCAGAAAAACCAAGAGAAAACTAAACTAAGATTTCACGTGAAAAATAGAATAATGATTCTGCATTCTCatgggactctatttatagagtcccaatacaactcttggtcaagagttaCTACTCTTGACCTGCTACCTCCACCTAGAAGTAATTTTACATTCCTGTAAAATCTACATAATCTGGTGTGGTgatgacactacaaaaaattaaattttttctgacgtgttcggttgtctgacacgtcagaaaacgtcccTGACGGGGCCTTTCTGACGTGTTTTACGCGTGAACATTATAGGTGTCAGAaatgaaaaatttctgacgtatCAAGTTTTAACCCGtcaaaaatttctaacgtgttataattaacacgtcagaaattattttctgacgttttaaatttgacacgtcagaaatttctgacgggtcgaatttgacacgtcagaaaaatttctgacgtgtcaatttgtgacatgtcagaaatttcctgacgtgtcaattttgacacgtcaggaaatttaaaaaattaattaaaaaaatatattttttttaaaaaaaaaaatttctggattttttttttttcaattaaaaattttattattttaaattattattttatttgaaatctcTGCACAGCTCCCTCACGTGCAGAGATTTCAAATTGGCAGCTCCACCCTGCGCCaatttcacttttcttttctctgcagatctgcagagaaaagaaaagatcattttctcttttttttttttctcttcaatttgtTTCTGCAGATCTGCTAATTGGATCATGTCTCCATGCTCTCCATTTTCTCAGTactgtctctctcttcttttctctatttacaaaaactcaaaccgaaaaagtctttaaaaaatcaaaaatccaaatcaaaaacccaaacctcaaaacccaacaaattttcaaaaacccaaaaaatcttctttatcttctcttctccttttatttttctttcttctgcttctgttcttctttcctttttcttcttcttcttttgcttttcttcaatctgctgcttctcttctttttatcttcacattttctttttcttcttcctctagagaGGAGCTTCGTACCAGAtcagggagattgagagaggagagaaagtgTGTGGGGAATTTCAAaataagaagagagaagaatataaagagaaaaaaagttgGGGAAATAAGAATGGCCAGgcgggagaaaaaaaaaagaaaaaaaaaaaagaagagaaaaccaaaaaaaaagtaatggagGCGTgggtaggggtgtaaacgagccgagcttgagcgagcttcccttgttcaagcttggctcgtttaaattttactcgagctcaagggcgagccaaaaaaatcgagctcgagctaataattagtcgagccgagctagctcgcgagctggctcttatatttaatgtttttgtttaaaattttttttttaacttcaagtactcttaaacggcttaagaagttagttgcatatgagtatttgcttaacctggctagtcgagtatagagcctgagtcaatacagcaaggcatttggtttcaaagagaaaggatatgcatccttttatagataagcaaacttggagattgatgttttcttaataacgtgggacaagttaacaagTTGCATTCAGattgcattgggacaacgcccctacaaaaaaatattttttttaatgtctctcTATCAATCCcgctcaccagtcacaacggatcttccacctgaactctcatttcccactatctcactctcgctcactaGACAGGTACTGATAGTGTTTGGgtttgtttgattcttcaatagtttatgcctttcacaatctccctcaatagtttctacttgatttttcttcctttcgtttgggtctgctctaattgaatcgaggtctttttaatgattgctctctctctctctttgatcacgaagggtctagaatttttcattttctaacgcttaaatataaatgcaattttaaggttttaataattatgaaatttataattaattatgtattacttagtatatatatatacgagcttatacgagctgttcacgagcttagccgagtcgagccgagcttgcttcgtttaatattcgagccaggatttgtgttcatgaaatgcttcatttaatattcgaatcgagcacgagccgaacttatgcgagccgagcccgagcttgctcgcgagacgcttcgctcacttaacagccctaggcGTAGGCGATGGGACGGCCAGCAGGCGCTGGCCAGCCTGGCCTTCCCAAGGCCACGCCTGACGTGCGAGCTTGGCACGtcaggatttatatatatatatatattataatatataatatattataagttatatttataaatataatatattatatatctaaTATCCTTCCTGACGTGCCAAGCTTTGCCGTGAAGTAAATCGGCGTGCAAAGCGGCGCGTCGGTTAATGCTTGcctctttctatatatatatatatatatattataatatataatatattataagttatatttataaa
Protein-coding sequences here:
- the LOC132166468 gene encoding peroxidase 25-like is translated as MVQMEAMWFSFLVILVVISPVESQLKTGFYSSSCPRAEAIVRSTVETHFNRDPTIAAGLLRLHFHDCFVQGCDGSVLITGSSAERNAQPNLGLRGFEAIDDAKSQLEALCPGVVSCADILALAARDSVDLSDGPSWQVPTGRRDGRVSLSSQASNLPSPLDPVSIQRQKFTAKGLDDHDLVTLVGAHTIGQTDCSFFRYRLYNFTATGNSDPTINQAFLAQLKALCPKDGDGSKRVALDKDSQVKFDVSFFKNVRDGNAVLESDQRLWGDEATRSVVQNYAGSIRGLLGITFDNDFPKAMIKMSSIEVKTTDAQGEIRKLCSKFN
- the LOC132166330 gene encoding peroxidase 25-like codes for the protein MVQMEAMWFAFLVILVVISPVESQLKTGFYSSSCPRAEAIVRSTVETHFNRDPTIAAGLLRLHFHDCFVQGCDGSVLITGSSAERNALPNLGLRGFEAIDDAKSQLEALCPGVVSCADILALAARDSVDLTNGPSWQVPTGRRDGKVSLSSQASNLPSPLDPVSVQRQKFAAKGLDDHDLVTLVGAHTIGQTDCLFFRYRLYNFTATGNSDPTINQAFLAQLKALCPKDGDGSKRVALDKDSQAKFDVSFFKNVRDGNAVLESDQRLWGDDATRSVVQNYAGSIRGLLGIRFDNDFPKAMIKMSSIEVKTTDAQGEIRQLCSKFN